From one Streptomyces mobaraensis genomic stretch:
- a CDS encoding (2Fe-2S) ferredoxin domain-containing protein has product MTAPARKRPRRADTAASAADRCTVTVCRGCCCGTPKIPGVDHAAQLRELRRALDGTATVRVTDCLDVCEQANVIVVQPSRAGREAGGRPVWLGLCNDPDVPADVAAWTEAGGPGLADPPGVLDLYVFAPSRRVRGGVAD; this is encoded by the coding sequence ATGACCGCGCCCGCCAGGAAACGCCCCCGCCGCGCCGACACCGCCGCGTCCGCGGCGGACCGCTGCACCGTCACCGTCTGCCGCGGCTGCTGCTGCGGCACCCCCAAGATCCCCGGCGTCGACCACGCCGCCCAGCTCCGCGAGCTGCGCCGGGCCCTCGACGGCACGGCCACCGTGCGCGTCACCGACTGCCTGGACGTCTGTGAACAGGCCAACGTCATCGTCGTCCAGCCGTCCCGGGCCGGCCGCGAGGCCGGTGGCCGTCCGGTCTGGCTGGGCCTGTGCAACGATCCCGACGTCCCCGCGGACGTCGCCGCCTGGACGGAGGCGGGCGGCCCCGGCCTCGCCGACCCGCCGGGCGTCCTCGACCTCTACGTCTTCGCGCCCTCCCGGCGGGTGCGCGGAGGCGTGGCGGACTAG